Proteins encoded together in one Astatotilapia calliptera chromosome 7, fAstCal1.2, whole genome shotgun sequence window:
- the LOC113024931 gene encoding zinc finger MYM-type protein 1-like yields the protein MASIDHDLRQHLENATVFKGTSKTVQNEILDCMLAVLRERIVEEVKAAKFLAIQADETTDISTHCQLVMVLRYIDQRNRIQERFFEFIKLPNACADAIASALSERLRFILPQGQERKLIAQAYDGAAVMRGTTGGVQRKIQDIYANAHYVHCYAHQLNLVMQQATSHIPQISHFFPDIAGFASFFTKSSKRTAVLDEVVAHRLPSASATRWNFNSRAVNTVYEHKDDLVRCFQTIRNSEGFDAPTKRDAGGFVRMLEDEAFCFFLALFHKIMPHVDMLYNHLQKRNIDSVTIAGITQTFISRMQAIREALPNLVVDEEYRGPVQDPPTKRRRTLGEDRQHHLALEVCDTIMSHAKERFSFTKHLVSATLLQGDLFQQHSKNFPDAALQTTVEAYPSLDKARLKTELSLIYDNEEFQSCSGALALYQVLMENNLQDRFTETVSLLNILITTPMTTSESERCFSTLKRIKTFLRNNMAQDRLNALAMLSIEKKLTQELPDFNTRFIEKFATQKDRRAKFLYK from the exons ATGGCATCAATTGATCACGACTTGAGGCAACACCTTGAAAATGCTACTGTATTTAAAGGCACCTCGAAAACAGTCCAGAACGAGATCCTGGATTGCATGTTGGCAGTTCTGAGAGAAAGGATCGTGGAAGAAGTAAAGGCAGCGAAGTTTTTAGCCATTCAAGCTGATGAAACCACTGACATTTCTACACACTGTCAGTTAGTCATGGTGCTAAGATACATTGACCAACGAAACCGTATTCAAGAGCGTTTTTTTGAATTCATCAAGCTACCCAATGCTTGTGCAGATGCAATAGCCAGTGCCTTATCGGAGAGGCTGCGCTTCATCCTCCCCCAGGGACAAGAGAGAAAGTTGATCGCCCAGGCCTACGATGGGGCCGCTGTAATGAGGGGTACCACTGGAGGAGTGCAGCGTAAGATACAGGACATTTATGCTAACGCTCACTACGTACATTGTTATGCCCATCAGTTAAACCTGGTAATGCAACAAGCAACCTCCCACATCCCTCAAATCAGTCACTTTTTTCCCGACATAGCAGGATTCGCTTCTTTTTTTACTAAATCGAGCAAGAGGACTGCAGTGCTTGACGAGGTGGTGGCGCACCGACTTCCAAGTGCATCGGCAACCCGTTGGAACTTCAACAGTCGTGCTGTGAATACAGTGTATGAACATAAAGACGATCTGGTGAGGTGTTTTCAGACCATCCGTAACAGTGAAGGATTTGATGCCCCTACAAAGAGAGATGCCGGTGGTTTCGTGAGAATGCTGGAAGAcgaagctttctgttttttcctggcCTTGTTTCACAAGATAATGCCACATGTAGACATGCTGTATAACCACCTACAGAAGAGAAACATCGATTCTGTCACCATCGCAGGGATCACCCAGACATTCATCAGCCGCATGCAGGCTATCAG GGAGGCACTTCCTAATCTGGTTGTGGATGAGGAGTACAGGGGACCTGTTCAAGACCCACCCACAAAGAGACGGAGAACATTGGGGGAAGACAGGCAACACCATTTGGCACTGGAG GTGTGCGACACCATTATGAGCCATGCCAAGGAGAGGTTTTCTTTCACCAAGCACCTTGTCAGCGCCACTCTGTTGCAAGGAGACTTGTTCCAACAACACAGCAAAAATTTTCCAGATGCAGCACTACAAACCACAGTGGAAGCCTATCCCTCATTGGACAAAGCCAGACTTAAAACAGAACTGTCCCTGATCTACGACAACGAGGAGTTTCAGAGTTGTAGTGGTGCGCTGGCGCTCTATCAGGTTCTGATGGAAAACAACCTTCAAGACAGATTCACCGAAACTGTAAGTCTTCTTAACATCCTCATCACCACACCAATGACAACATCAGAATCGGAGAGGTGTTTCTCTACTTTAAAGAGGATAAAAACTTTCCTGAGAAACAATATGGCTCAGGATCGGCTCAACGCTCTGGCTATGCTGTCCATAGAGAAAAAACTCACACAAGAACTTCCTGATTTCAACACCAGGTTCATCGAGAAATTTGCCACTCAGAAAGACAGACGAGCAAAGTTCTTGTACAAATAA